A window of the Hordeum vulgare subsp. vulgare chromosome 5H, MorexV3_pseudomolecules_assembly, whole genome shotgun sequence genome harbors these coding sequences:
- the LOC123395369 gene encoding uncharacterized protein LOC123395369 translates to MAAQIATPILALLPSPCPLPLRCLRELKPIWPSRSRSCRLVVACAGFGGGGSPAEKPRQGPSLPPLSEIRWGQLLAPSPDNAAAVALTAALVWGGASLLLQLVLISASIFAAALKYSFVAVLLLFVLIALL, encoded by the coding sequence ATGGCGGCACAAATCGCAACTCCGATTCTGGCCCTGCTTCCTTCTCCGTGCCCTCTCCCGCTTCGGTGCCTTCGGGAACTAAAGCCAATCTGGCCTTCTCGCTCCCGATCCTGTCGACTCGTGGTCGCCTGCGCAGGCTTCGGCGGCGGTGGGTCGCCGGCGGAGAAGCCGCGCCAGGGACCCTCTCTGCCACCGCTATCGGAAATACGTTGGGGACAGCTGCTAGCGCCGTCACCGGACAACGCTGCGGCCGTGGCGCTGACGGCCGCGCTGGTCTGGGGCGGCGCATCGCTGCTGCTACAGCTGGTGCTCATCTCCGCCTCCATCTTCGCCGCCGCCCTCAAGTACTCCTTCGTCGCCGTGCTCCTACTCTTCGTCCTCATCGCGCTGCTGTGA